A stretch of DNA from Cumulibacter manganitolerans:
GTCACGGCGTGGATTCGAGCTCGGACGAGTCGCTGGCAGGCGGTCAGAGCCAGTCGGGATAGGGGCGCAGACTTCGCAGCGCTCGTCGGTCGCCGTTGAGGGTGACCTCCAGTGCATCCAGCGGGGCGACGTCGATCGCGCCGTAAGACGTCCCCGGGGCACCCAGCACCACCAATGCCGCCACGCGAACCACGTCGGCAGATGTCACGACCACGTGCAGCCCGTCAGCAAAACCTCGCCGTAGCCGTCGATCGACCCGCTGCACCACCTCGTCCACCGACTCACCGCCTGGCGGCGCGGACTGCGGCGCCGCGATCCAGCCGGCGATCTCTGCCGACGGGAGGTCTGTCAGACACTGCCCGGACCAGTCGCCGTAATCACGCTGTCGCCACGCCGGCTCGGGCCGCGCATCGAGCCCCAGAGCGCGAGCGGTAGTCACTGCCGCCGAGAACTCGCCCCTCTCGGCCGCACGAACGCGGCGCGCTGTGGCCACTACGCGATCTCCGCCCGTCGCCTCGTCGTCAGGGTGGGGCAGTCGCATGTCACCGGGAGAATGCGTCGGTGCGCTTGCTACAACAAGGAGGCGAGTCGGCAACCGGAGTCCTTATTCATGGGGACGGTTTCCACGACGTTATCCATAGATCGATCTGTCGGGATCGTGGCCTCGCAATCCGATACCCCGCCTTGCTTATCGTGCGCTACTCTTCACCGGATACCTCTCGATGGGAAGCCGGTGGGATTCCGGCGCAGTTGCGCTACTGTGAGACGTCTTGTCGAGCCAGACCCCTTCGTGAGGCTTCGTTCATCAGGTATTGGGACGCACAATCCCATCGAGCGAAAGGCCCGCCATGACGGCTACCACAATTGACACCCGCGCGATCTCAGTCCCGGGGATCGACCGAATTCCGGTTCGTGAGCTGGTGCCGTACCTGATTTTCTTCGGGATCGTGGCTGTCGTGGCGATGTACTTCGTCGGCGTAGAACAGGGCGTGTTTTCCGTGTTCTCGGGCGCGACCGTCCACGAATGGGTGCACGACGGCCGGCACCTGCTCGGCTTCCCCTGCCACTAGCAACGCGGCGCCGCCGCGGGTCACACTCCTCGGGTCCGACTGCCCGATCGCGGTGGCGCCCAGTTCTTCCTGCGGCGGACGAATTGGCAGATCATTTGCGGCGGGGAGTCGGCCGCCCGTCCGCTGCCGCGCGTA
This window harbors:
- a CDS encoding CbtB domain-containing protein yields the protein MTATTIDTRAISVPGIDRIPVRELVPYLIFFGIVAVVAMYFVGVEQGVFSVFSGATVHEWVHDGRHLLGFPCH
- a CDS encoding histidine phosphatase family protein; this translates as MATARRVRAAERGEFSAAVTTARALGLDARPEPAWRQRDYGDWSGQCLTDLPSAEIAGWIAAPQSAPPGGESVDEVVQRVDRRLRRGFADGLHVVVTSADVVRVAALVVLGAPGTSYGAIDVAPLDALEVTLNGDRRALRSLRPYPDWL